The Corynebacterium occultum sequence TGATGTTGATGGACTCATCCAGGTTGAGGATGACCTCCTCCCAGACTGAACCGCGGGAGGCGTCAGCCAGGAAGTGGATCTCATCCATCACCACATGGCTGAGGCGGTCTAAAGCACCGGATTGCGCATAGATCATGTTGCGCAGCACCTCGGTGGTCATCACCACGATCTCGGCGGAAGCATTGATGGAGACATCACCGGTGAGCAGACCCACCACATCCTCACCATGGGCCGTCACCAGGTCGTGGTACTTCTGGTTGCTCAGCGCCTTGATCGGGGTGGTGTAGAAACACTTGGTTCCCCGGGAAAGCGCGAGGGAGACCGCGAACTCACCGACGATGGTCTTGCCGGCACCCGTGGGGGCGCAGACCAGCACCCCATGATCGGCCTCGACGGCATGGCAGCCCTCGATCTGAAAGTCATCGAGGGGGAACCCCAGAGCAGCGGAAAAGCTGTCGAAGTGAGAATCGTTCATAGCTTCCACGCTACCGGCTATGCCGGAACTGGTGTGGGGTCGGTCATGGTTTCCCAACACAACAGAACCCCCTTCCCTGCGGTGATTGACTACATCACCGCAGGGAAGGGGGTTCTACGTCTTTGCTCGAAGACCGGGGGCAGGGTCCCCTCGATCTAGTTCCTAGAGAACATCATCGAAGTTTCCTCCCCCACCGAAACTTCCGGTCGGTCGCTGCGGAGCAGAGGTCGGGTTGACGGGGTGGGTCTGAACCTGGGTGTTGGTGGGTGCCGGGGCGATCGGCTCCGGGCGGTAGTCCAGGGCGGAGGCGGAGTCATCGTCCTGGTCGAGCCAGTCCGGACGCTGCCTGTTACGGCGCTTATCGTTCCACCGGCAGAACTGCAGGGAAAGCTCCACCAGGACATTCAGTGCGAAGGCCAGGATGAGCATGGAGAAAGGATCCTGACCCGGGGTCATCAGTGCCGCGAAGACGAAGAGCGCGATGACGATGACCCGACGCTTGTCCTTGATGGACTCATAGGTCAAGATGCCCACCACATTGAGCATGCCGATGATCAGGGGCACCTCAAAGCTGACACCGAAGATCAGCAGCAGGGCCAGCACGAAGTTGAAGTACTTCTCACCGGTGAGCGCCGCGGTCTGGAATTCATCACCGATGCCCATCAGGAAAGCCAGTCCGTAGTCGACGACGAAATAGGCCATCACGGCACCGGAGACGAAGAGCAGGACTGCGAGGCTGACGAAGGTGAAGGTCGAACGACGCTCGGTCTTGTGCAGCCCCGGGGTGATGAAGGCCCAGATCTGATAGAGCCAGACCGGGGAGGACAGGACGATGCCCGCTAGGGCACCCACCTTCATCCGGAGCAGGAACATCTCAAAGGGGCTGGTTGCCAGCAGTCGACATTCCCCGTCGAAGGAGAAGTCAGCCCGGCTCTCCTCCGGCAGTGAACAGTAGGGCCCGCGGAGAATATCACCCAGTGAAGAGATACTGAACCAGGGAGTGGTGATCCTCAGCTGGTACCAGATGAAACCGATGATGCTACCGATGACCAGAGCGATCACTGCGTAGATGAGACGACGGCGCAGCTCCCGCAGATGATCCACCAGGGACATCGTTCCATCGGGTGCCGGCTTGGTTTTCCGGGGCCACAACTGCCTCTTCGCCTTCTTGGGCACGGTCTCGGGCACCGGGTTATGGGGCGCGGCAGAATTAGTCATGTGCAATCACAGATGTACGACGGTGCGTACTAGTTCTGCGGGTTGGGGTTCTGCTGATTCGGCTGCTGCGGCTGCTGGACCGGCGGCTGCTGGAAATTCGGCTGGGCATTCGGCTGGTTTTCGGGGCGATCCCAGAAATCCTGCTCCGGCTGGGCCTGGGGAAGCTGCACCTGCTGCTGGGGCTGCTCAGTATCGTTGTTCATCTCCTTGACCTCGGACTTGAAGATGCGCATGGAGCGGCCGATGGAACGGGCTGCATCCGGGAGCTTCTTCGCGCCGAAGAGCAGGATCACGACGACCGCGATGATCAGGATTTCCCAAATTCCGGGAGTAGGCATGGTCACCTTTCAGTTTTTAATGAGCAGAATCAGACCCCAGGGTAGTGGTCTGTCGGTTGATCATACGCTGCAACCCCTGATTGTGCGCGTTGAAGTAATGCAGCTCTCAGCTGCTCAGGGCCGCTGACTGTCATCCGATCGGACTGCCCGAGGGCAAGTCGCAGAAACCACTCCACCGAGGGGACGGTCATGGTGGCCCGCACCATCCCCGATTCTGTGCTCTCCCCCAGCTCGATGGGATAGTAGTCCGCGAGCCAGGTGGCGTCGGGGCGAATGAGCAGTTCGGCCTTGAGTTCCACCGCCCGGTAGTTGAAGGGATCCTCCACGTCGAACTCCAGCTGCTTGATCCTGGGCTCAGATTTTTCCGCCTCGATCCGGGCATTGTGCATCCGATCCGCCCGGAAATGACGGTGTGCGCCCTCCCCCTCAGCCGTGGGATCCCAGGCACTGAGGTAGATCTCTTCCTCATGGGTGAAGAGCCTGGCCGGGGAAACAGTCCGGCGGGCAGTGACATCCCGGGAGGCGGAATAATAGTCGAAGCTGATCTGCTTTCCGGAGCGCATCGCCTCCCTCACCTGACTCAGCGCCTGGGATTCATCCTCCCGCTCCTGACCGATGGAGTCGAAGACCGCGGCGGTCTCCTCCCCCATGATCTGGCGGATCTTGGCGGCGGCGGACACCACCGCTTCCCGGTTGAAGAGACCGGGGGCATTTTCCAGGGATTCCAGGGTCAGCAGGAGCGCCCCCGCCTCGGTCTGGGTCAACCTGAGGGGGCGGTCCATCCCCTGGTGGTCGAGGACGGTGACCTGCTGATAATCCGCATCCAGATCCACCAGGTCACCGGGGCCAAGTCCGGGCAGGCCACAACACCACAGCCGGTTCAGGTCATCCTTGATTTCCCCGGGCTTCCTGCCCAGATCCCGGGCAGCCTCCATGATGCTGCGCTGGGGGTGCGCCTGGAAATAAGGCAGCAGGCTGAGCATGCGGACCAGGTCCGCCAGTCTCTCACTCTTCTTCATTTAAATTTCTCCCCCCTGGATCAGCAGTGCCCTGACATCTTCCCGGACCTCCGCCGGTTCCAGCAGCACCACCTCCGGGGCATAACCTGTGACGGTACGTACCAGCCAGTCCCGGTCCACATCCACCAGACGCCACTTACCGGGGCTTTCCTCCTCGCCCTGATCCTTGAGCACCTGGGCACCTTTCCCGGGCACCGAAATCAGTGCATCAACCATGATCTTCTGGTTGCGTAGCCCCTCTTCCACCAGTTCCTGGAGGTTGCGGTCTTCCTGGCGGTGGGTGGCAGGACCGAGTTCCTTGATATCGGTGGCCCGGAAGATCCGGAAACTACGGTGGGTCCCCCGGTCCAGGTCATGGCCGACCAGATAGAGCCGGTTGCGGTGGTTGACGATCCCCCAGGGATCCATGGTGCGCAGCACCGGTTCAGAGACCCGGTCGGCGCGGTAGCTGAAACTGATCCGGTGATGTTCCCGGCAGGCGACCAGGAGGGTATCGAGCTGCTCCGCACTCAACCGGGCAAGATCATTGAATGAGTTGAAGGCCGGAATCTGTTCCAGGGTGCGGGTGGCCCCGGAGGCGGCCAGCTTGGTCCAGCCGGAACGGGCGAAGGCGGCCAGCTCACCACGCTGGCCGATTTCCCCGGCTAGGCCGAGCATGGTCGCCTCCTCCAAGGTGAAGCTGACCTCCGGCAGGGCGTAATCATCCGTCTGGAGGCGGTAGCGGTTGCCCTCCTCAGCGGCGATGGTCTCAATGGGTACCCCGGCCCGGATCAACAGCGCCAGGTCACGACGCAGCAGCTTCGCCGTGGCATCCCGGCCACCCCGGGCATAGCCCTTGACATGTTCCCGGATCCAGTCATTGCTGAGGAAGCCCCTACCCGCCCGATCCGCGTCGAGGAACGCGAAGGTGAGGTTGGTCAATCTCTCAATCTGCGGGTCTTCCTCAGTCACCTGCTGCAACCTTCCAAATAGTCAGTGTTTCCGGTAGGAACCCTGGTTTTCTTCCATGTAGGCGATCAGTTCGTCCACGCGATCATCGACCGTGTTGAAGGGATCGTCAAGTTGAATCGAGCGAGCTTCCGGCTGCTCAATCTTCAACCGCATCCAGTCCACCACCACGGGGGCACCCAGTTCATCGGCGCGGGTGAGGAATTTTCCTCGCAGCGCGGCCCTGGTGGTCTGCGGGGCCAGGGTCCTGGCCTCCTCGACCGCAGCTTCGGTGGTCCATCGCTTGGCCAGGCCCTTGGCCTCCAGCACCGGGAAGAGACCCCGGCCGGGCCGGATGTCATGGTAGGTCAGGTCGATCTGGGCGAGTTTGGGGTCATCGAGGGAAAGTCCCAGCTTGTCCTGGTAGCGCTGCAGCAGCTTGCGCTTGATCACCCAGTCAATTTCCTGGTCGACCTCGGAGAAGTCCTGGGTGTGGATGGCCCGCAGCATCCGCTTCCACAGGTCAATGACCTGTTGCAGCACCTCATTTGGGGTACCGGTGTCGGGGCGTTCCTTGAGCCAGAACTCAGCGGCCTCGCAGAAGGTCTGCTGAACCTCCAGGGCGGTGACGGTGGAGCCGTCGACCTTCTCCAGCAGGGTATTTCCGGTCTGGTCGCGGGCGATATCGCGGACATGGGCGCTGGGATTGCGCAACTGCATGTCCGGCAGGTCGAAACCTGCCTCGAACATCTCCAGCACCAGCAACATGGAACCGACCTTGAGGGCGGTGCTGGCCTCGGACATGTTGGAGTCACCGACAATGACGTGCATGCGGCGGTAGCGTTCGGAGTCCGCGTGGGGTTCATCACGGGTGTTGATCATCGGCCGGGCCCGGGTGGTTGCTGAGGACACCCCCTCCCAGACGTGATCAGCCCGCTGGGAAACCACCCAGCCACCCTTGTAACCACTGGCGGCACGGGCGATGGTACCGGCACCGCAGATCAGCTGGCGGGTGATCAGGAAGGGCAACAGCTGGGTGCCCAGCTTCTTCAGGACCACGGAACGGCCCACCAGGTAGTTCTCATGGCAGCCATAGGAGTTGCCGGCGGAGTCGACGTTGTTGCGGAAGAGATAGACCCTGCCGCCGATCCCCTCGTCGACGAGGGCTCGCTCCGCTTTCTGGGCCAGGTCATCG is a genomic window containing:
- the tatC gene encoding twin-arginine translocase subunit TatC, with the protein product MSLVDHLRELRRRLIYAVIALVIGSIIGFIWYQLRITTPWFSISSLGDILRGPYCSLPEESRADFSFDGECRLLATSPFEMFLLRMKVGALAGIVLSSPVWLYQIWAFITPGLHKTERRSTFTFVSLAVLLFVSGAVMAYFVVDYGLAFLMGIGDEFQTAALTGEKYFNFVLALLLIFGVSFEVPLIIGMLNVVGILTYESIKDKRRVIVIALFVFAALMTPGQDPFSMLILAFALNVLVELSLQFCRWNDKRRNRQRPDWLDQDDDSASALDYRPEPIAPAPTNTQVQTHPVNPTSAPQRPTGSFGGGGNFDDVL
- a CDS encoding helix-turn-helix transcriptional regulator, giving the protein MTEEDPQIERLTNLTFAFLDADRAGRGFLSNDWIREHVKGYARGGRDATAKLLRRDLALLIRAGVPIETIAAEEGNRYRLQTDDYALPEVSFTLEEATMLGLAGEIGQRGELAAFARSGWTKLAASGATRTLEQIPAFNSFNDLARLSAEQLDTLLVACREHHRISFSYRADRVSEPVLRTMDPWGIVNHRNRLYLVGHDLDRGTHRSFRIFRATDIKELGPATHRQEDRNLQELVEEGLRNQKIMVDALISVPGKGAQVLKDQGEEESPGKWRLVDVDRDWLVRTVTGYAPEVVLLEPAEVREDVRALLIQGGEI
- a CDS encoding helix-turn-helix transcriptional regulator, translating into MKKSERLADLVRMLSLLPYFQAHPQRSIMEAARDLGRKPGEIKDDLNRLWCCGLPGLGPGDLVDLDADYQQVTVLDHQGMDRPLRLTQTEAGALLLTLESLENAPGLFNREAVVSAAAKIRQIMGEETAAVFDSIGQEREDESQALSQVREAMRSGKQISFDYYSASRDVTARRTVSPARLFTHEEEIYLSAWDPTAEGEGAHRHFRADRMHNARIEAEKSEPRIKQLEFDVEDPFNYRAVELKAELLIRPDATWLADYYPIELGESTESGMVRATMTVPSVEWFLRLALGQSDRMTVSGPEQLRAALLQRAQSGVAAYDQPTDHYPGV
- the tatA gene encoding Sec-independent protein translocase subunit TatA — translated: MPTPGIWEILIIAVVVILLFGAKKLPDAARSIGRSMRIFKSEVKEMNNDTEQPQQQVQLPQAQPEQDFWDRPENQPNAQPNFQQPPVQQPQQPNQQNPNPQN
- the pafA gene encoding Pup--protein ligase — its product is MTAPEVFTRRIVGLETEYGITCTSQDGSRRLGPEEIARYLFRPVVEKHSSSNIFLPNSSRLYLDVGAHPEYATAECDNLLQLLAADRSGDRIFDDLAQKAERALVDEGIGGRVYLFRNNVDSAGNSYGCHENYLVGRSVVLKKLGTQLLPFLITRQLICGAGTIARAASGYKGGWVVSQRADHVWEGVSSATTRARPMINTRDEPHADSERYRRMHVIVGDSNMSEASTALKVGSMLLVLEMFEAGFDLPDMQLRNPSAHVRDIARDQTGNTLLEKVDGSTVTALEVQQTFCEAAEFWLKERPDTGTPNEVLQQVIDLWKRMLRAIHTQDFSEVDQEIDWVIKRKLLQRYQDKLGLSLDDPKLAQIDLTYHDIRPGRGLFPVLEAKGLAKRWTTEAAVEEARTLAPQTTRAALRGKFLTRADELGAPVVVDWMRLKIEQPEARSIQLDDPFNTVDDRVDELIAYMEENQGSYRKH